The following are encoded together in the Triticum dicoccoides isolate Atlit2015 ecotype Zavitan chromosome 6B, WEW_v2.0, whole genome shotgun sequence genome:
- the LOC119325040 gene encoding uncharacterized protein LOC119325040, whose translation MSTATASRPSGPILLTPFPNYQSASLSRIKLSVAGSPVKSVSVSSPPSSPTTTPKIRRSCMCSPTNHPGSFRCSLHKERKQEAHAVSSRPASPPSPPSKSTASPFAQHIPSGSGCSTRSYSGLARRVPMGSGHWARKALVPSPVAQQVQYRKRAGGYRAGASCLSAASMAGRSNQ comes from the coding sequence ATGTCGACCGCGACTGCATCTCGGCCCAGCGGCCCCATCCTTTTGACTCCCTTTCCCAACTACCAATCCGCCTCGCTCTCGCGTATCAAGCTCTCCGTCGCCGGCTCGCCGGTCAAGTCCGTCAGCGTCTCGTCTCCCCCCTCCTCCCCCACCACCACCCCCAAGATCCGTCGGTCCTGCATGTGCTCCCCGACGAACCACCCGGGCTCCTTCCGCTGCAGCCTCCACAAGGAGCGCAAGCAGGAGGCCCACGCCGTCAGCAGCAGGCCCGCCTCTCCGCCTTCGCCGCCGTCGAAGAGCACGGCCAGCCCGTTCGCGCAGCACATCCCCAGCGGCAGCGGCTGCTCTACACGCTCTTACAGCGGGCTGGCGCGGCGCGTTCCCATGGGGAGCGGGCACTGGGCACGCAAGGCGCTCGTGCCGTCCCCCGTGGCGCAGCAGGTGCAGTACCGGAAGCGAGCGGGCGGGTACCGCGCCGGGGCCAGCTGTCTCTCCGCCGCCTCCATGGCCGGCCGCAGCAACCAGTAA